In Salinibacterium sp. ZJ70, one DNA window encodes the following:
- a CDS encoding excinuclease ABC subunit UvrA, which yields MSAHIADSHDIIRVRGARENNLRSIDLDLPKRRLTVFTGVSGSGKSSLVFGTIAAESQRMINETYSAFVQGFMPTLARPDVDQLDGLTTAIIVDQERMGANSRSTVGTATDANALLRILFSRLGDPHIGSPQAYSFNVPSMTGSGSITVEKAGNAQAISTAFTQIGGMCPHCEGSGRVSDIDISKLVDESKSLLDGAITIPGYTADGWGVRMYSESGFVDPGKPIAEYTDTERHDLLYKEPTKVKVAGINLTYEGLVPKVQKSMLSKDVDALQPHIRAFVERAVAFAPCPECGGTRLNEGARMSKIRGISIADACAMQISDLADWVRSIEDASVAPLLATLRGTLESFVEIGLGYLTLDRSAGTLSGGEAQRTKMIRHLGSSLTDVTYVFDEPTVGLHPHDIERMNRLLLQLRDKGNTVLVVEHKPETIAIADHVVDLGPKAGRGGGTICFEGTVAALRASDTLTGRHLDDRASVKAEVRTPTGALEVRGANANNLQNVDVDIPLGVLVVVTGVAGSGKSSLIHGSVAPRDGVVTIDQTAIRGSRRSNPATYTGMLEPIRKAFAKANGTKPALFSPNSAGACPNCNGAGVIYMDLGVVAGTSTVCEVCEGRRFDATVLEYRLGGRDISEVLEMPVEEAVEFFAAGESKVPAAHAILTRLTDVGLGYLTIGQPLTTLSGGERQRLKLASAMGETGEVYVLDEPTTGLHLADVDQLLVLLDRLVEAGRSVIVIEHHQAVMAHADWVIDLGPGAGHDGGRVVFEGTPSQLIADRSTLTGAHLASYVGAASRA from the coding sequence ATGAGCGCGCACATCGCCGACAGCCACGACATCATCCGCGTGCGCGGCGCCCGCGAGAACAACCTGCGCAGCATCGACCTCGATCTGCCCAAGCGCCGCCTCACGGTGTTCACCGGCGTCTCCGGCTCCGGCAAGAGCTCGCTCGTGTTCGGCACGATCGCCGCCGAATCCCAGCGCATGATCAACGAGACCTACAGCGCCTTCGTGCAGGGTTTCATGCCCACGCTCGCGCGCCCCGACGTCGACCAGCTCGACGGGCTCACGACCGCGATCATCGTCGACCAGGAGCGCATGGGCGCGAACTCCCGCTCGACCGTCGGAACCGCGACGGATGCGAACGCACTGCTGCGCATCCTGTTCAGCCGTCTGGGAGACCCCCACATCGGTTCACCGCAGGCGTACTCGTTCAATGTGCCCTCCATGACCGGCTCCGGCTCGATCACCGTCGAGAAGGCTGGCAACGCGCAGGCGATCTCGACCGCGTTCACGCAGATCGGCGGCATGTGTCCGCACTGCGAGGGCAGCGGGCGGGTCTCCGACATCGACATCTCGAAGCTCGTCGACGAGTCGAAGTCGCTCCTCGATGGCGCCATCACGATCCCCGGGTACACGGCCGACGGCTGGGGGGTGCGCATGTACTCCGAATCGGGCTTCGTCGATCCCGGCAAGCCCATCGCGGAGTACACCGACACCGAACGCCACGACCTCCTCTACAAGGAGCCCACGAAGGTGAAGGTCGCGGGCATCAACCTCACCTACGAGGGTCTCGTGCCGAAGGTGCAGAAGTCGATGCTCTCGAAGGATGTCGATGCGCTGCAGCCGCACATCCGCGCCTTCGTGGAGCGCGCGGTCGCGTTCGCGCCGTGCCCGGAGTGCGGCGGCACGCGACTCAACGAGGGTGCGCGCATGTCGAAGATCCGCGGCATCTCGATCGCCGACGCGTGCGCGATGCAGATCAGCGACCTCGCCGACTGGGTCCGATCCATCGAGGATGCGTCGGTCGCTCCCCTGCTCGCGACCCTCCGCGGGACGCTCGAGTCGTTCGTCGAGATCGGGCTCGGCTATCTCACGCTCGACCGCTCAGCGGGAACGCTCTCGGGTGGCGAGGCCCAGCGCACCAAGATGATCCGCCATCTCGGCTCGTCGCTCACCGACGTCACGTATGTGTTCGACGAGCCGACCGTGGGCCTGCACCCGCACGACATCGAACGCATGAACCGGCTCCTCCTGCAGCTGCGCGACAAGGGCAACACGGTGCTCGTCGTCGAGCACAAACCCGAGACGATCGCGATCGCCGACCACGTGGTCGATCTCGGCCCGAAGGCGGGCCGCGGAGGCGGCACGATCTGCTTCGAAGGCACCGTCGCGGCGCTCCGGGCGAGCGACACGCTCACGGGTCGGCATCTCGATGACCGGGCATCCGTGAAGGCGGAGGTGCGCACACCCACCGGAGCGCTCGAGGTGCGGGGCGCGAACGCCAACAACCTGCAGAATGTCGATGTCGACATCCCGCTCGGCGTGCTCGTCGTCGTCACGGGCGTCGCAGGGTCGGGGAAGAGCTCGCTCATCCACGGATCCGTCGCCCCGCGCGACGGTGTGGTCACGATCGATCAGACCGCCATCCGGGGTTCGCGACGCAGCAATCCCGCCACCTACACGGGCATGCTCGAACCGATCCGCAAGGCGTTCGCGAAAGCCAACGGCACCAAGCCCGCACTGTTCAGCCCGAACTCCGCGGGCGCGTGCCCCAACTGCAACGGCGCGGGTGTCATCTACATGGATCTCGGGGTCGTCGCAGGTACGTCCACGGTGTGCGAGGTCTGCGAAGGGCGACGCTTCGACGCGACGGTTCTCGAGTATCGCCTGGGCGGCCGCGACATCAGCGAGGTGCTCGAGATGCCCGTCGAGGAGGCGGTCGAGTTCTTCGCTGCGGGCGAGTCGAAGGTGCCCGCCGCCCACGCGATCCTCACGCGCCTCACGGACGTCGGGCTCGGCTATCTCACGATCGGCCAGCCGCTCACCACACTCTCGGGCGGTGAGCGTCAGCGTCTCAAGCTCGCCTCCGCCATGGGCGAGACGGGCGAGGTGTACGTGCTCGACGAGCCGACCACAGGTCTTCATCTCGCGGATGTCGATCAGCTGCTGGTGCTGCTGGACCGGCTCGTCGAGGCGGGGCGTTCGGTGATCGTGATCGAGCATCATCAGGCCGTGATGGCGCACGCCGACTGGGTCATCGACCTCGGTCCCGGTGCCGGGCACGACGGCGGCCGCGTCGTCTTCGAAGGCACCCCCTCGCAGCTCATCGCCGACCGCTCGACGCTCACCGGTGCGCACCTCGCCTCGTATGTGGGGGCTGCGTCCCGGGCATGA
- a CDS encoding HhH-GPD-type base excision DNA repair protein, with translation MPELHITGDPAADGLLTTNPLALLIGMLLDQQIPLETAFAGPEKIRERLGRLDAAEIAELAPERLVEVFRISPAVHRFPGSMAGRVQQLCRVLVDEWDGDAAAIWTRDSPDGATVLARLKSLPGFGEQKARIFLALLGKQYGLDAPGWREAAGDYGEEGSLRSVADIVDAESLTKVRAYKKAAKAAARGRTT, from the coding sequence ATGCCTGAACTCCACATCACCGGAGACCCGGCGGCCGACGGGCTTCTGACGACGAACCCGCTTGCGCTGCTGATCGGCATGCTGCTGGACCAGCAGATCCCGCTCGAGACGGCGTTCGCTGGGCCCGAGAAGATCCGCGAGCGGCTGGGCCGGCTGGATGCCGCCGAGATCGCTGAGCTCGCGCCGGAGCGGCTGGTCGAGGTGTTCCGCATCTCCCCCGCCGTGCACCGTTTCCCGGGATCGATGGCGGGTCGGGTGCAGCAGCTCTGCCGCGTGCTCGTCGATGAGTGGGACGGCGACGCCGCCGCGATCTGGACGCGCGACTCCCCCGACGGCGCCACCGTGCTCGCTCGACTGAAGAGCCTCCCCGGTTTCGGCGAGCAGAAGGCGCGCATCTTCCTGGCTCTCCTCGGCAAGCAGTACGGCCTCGACGCCCCCGGCTGGCGGGAGGCTGCAGGCGACTACGGCGAGGAGGGGTCGCTGCGCTCGGTGGCGGACATCGTCGACGCGGAATCTCTGACGAAGGTCCGTGCCTACAAGAAGGCCGCGAAAGCGGCGGCTCGAGGCCGCACGACGTGA